Proteins encoded within one genomic window of Pigmentiphaga sp. H8:
- a CDS encoding xanthine dehydrogenase family protein molybdopterin-binding subunit: MIFTLDNTTDRQQASLVNVSRRRFVQGAGVLVLGWQLPGALAATPAADGADAFAPNAFLSIDAQGRVTVYAKHVEMGQGAYTGLATLVADELDADWAQVRVEGAPADTARYKNLAMGIQGTGGSTAMANSFKQMREAGAAARAMLVGAAAQAWKVDPATITVREGVVRHAASGRKAGFGELAGAAAAQPVPAKPRLKSPKEFGLIGKASLRRADSADKVHGRARFTQDVKLPGMLIAIAAHAPRFGATVAGYDASAALAVPGVVAAIPFEGSAHRSAGVAVLARNTWAARTGRDALKVQWDERRAYTEGSDELLARYRQAAARPGLPAAARGNVEAAFAQAAKVIEADYEFPFLAHASMEPLNCVVQLGDGRCEIWNGEQFQTMDQKAVADYLGIAPERVTINQLYAGGSFGRRASPHADYVVEAVAIAQGARKAGFDVPVKMVWTREDDMRGGYYRPAYLHRARLALDERGRLQAWQVRVVGQSLIKGSVFEEFMIKNGIDATSVEGLSDLPYGIPNLSVELHTPDDVSVPVQWYRSVGHTHTAFTAETLVDEAAHAARRDPVALRRDLLKGHPRHLAALETAVRAAQWDRPLAAGKSGVRRGRGVAVHESFNSVVAQVVEVSVDAEGGLKVDRVVCAVACGLAINPDVVKAQMEGGIGFALSTALHGAITLDKGAVVQSNFHDYPVLRINEMPRVEVHIVPSQDDPTGVGEPGVPPLAPALANAIFAATGERVRTLPIRTPLRKAV; this comes from the coding sequence ATGATCTTCACCCTCGACAACACGACGGATCGCCAGCAAGCCTCGCTGGTCAATGTCAGCCGCCGCCGCTTCGTGCAGGGCGCGGGCGTGCTGGTGCTGGGCTGGCAACTGCCCGGCGCCCTGGCCGCGACGCCGGCGGCGGACGGGGCGGATGCCTTCGCGCCGAATGCCTTTCTGTCCATCGATGCCCAAGGCCGGGTCACGGTGTATGCCAAGCACGTGGAGATGGGGCAGGGGGCCTATACGGGCCTGGCGACCCTGGTGGCCGACGAGCTGGACGCGGACTGGGCGCAGGTGCGGGTCGAAGGCGCGCCCGCCGACACCGCGCGCTACAAGAACCTGGCCATGGGCATACAGGGTACCGGCGGCAGCACGGCCATGGCCAACTCCTTCAAGCAGATGCGCGAGGCGGGCGCCGCCGCGCGCGCCATGCTGGTCGGCGCGGCGGCGCAGGCCTGGAAGGTCGACCCGGCCACGATTACCGTGCGCGAAGGCGTCGTCCGCCATGCCGCCTCGGGCCGGAAAGCCGGATTCGGCGAACTGGCCGGGGCCGCGGCGGCGCAGCCGGTGCCTGCCAAGCCCCGGCTGAAATCGCCCAAGGAGTTCGGCCTGATCGGCAAGGCGTCGCTGCGGCGCGCGGACTCGGCCGACAAGGTGCACGGCCGCGCCCGGTTCACGCAGGACGTCAAGCTGCCCGGCATGCTGATCGCGATCGCGGCGCATGCGCCGCGCTTCGGCGCGACCGTGGCCGGCTACGACGCCAGTGCCGCCCTGGCCGTTCCCGGCGTGGTGGCCGCGATCCCCTTCGAGGGGTCGGCGCACCGTTCGGCCGGTGTCGCCGTGCTGGCGCGCAATACCTGGGCCGCCCGCACCGGGCGCGATGCCCTGAAGGTGCAATGGGACGAGCGCCGCGCCTATACCGAGGGCAGCGACGAACTTTTGGCCCGGTATCGCCAGGCCGCCGCGCGCCCTGGCCTGCCCGCCGCCGCGCGCGGCAATGTCGAGGCCGCGTTCGCCCAGGCCGCCAAGGTGATCGAGGCGGACTACGAGTTCCCGTTCCTGGCCCACGCCAGCATGGAGCCGTTGAACTGCGTCGTGCAACTGGGCGACGGCCGGTGCGAGATCTGGAACGGCGAGCAGTTCCAGACCATGGACCAGAAAGCCGTGGCCGACTATCTCGGCATTGCGCCCGAGCGGGTCACGATCAATCAGCTGTATGCAGGCGGCAGCTTCGGCCGGCGCGCCAGCCCGCATGCCGACTACGTGGTCGAGGCCGTCGCCATCGCGCAGGGCGCCCGCAAGGCGGGGTTCGACGTTCCGGTCAAGATGGTCTGGACGCGCGAGGACGACATGCGCGGCGGATACTATCGGCCCGCCTACCTGCACCGCGCCCGGCTCGCCCTGGACGAGCGGGGCAGGCTGCAGGCCTGGCAGGTGCGCGTGGTCGGACAGTCGCTGATCAAGGGTTCCGTGTTCGAGGAATTCATGATCAAGAACGGTATCGACGCCACCTCGGTCGAGGGCCTGTCCGACCTGCCCTACGGCATCCCCAACCTGAGCGTGGAGCTGCATACCCCCGACGACGTGAGCGTGCCCGTGCAGTGGTACCGGTCGGTCGGGCACACGCATACCGCGTTCACAGCCGAGACGCTGGTGGACGAGGCGGCGCATGCCGCGCGCCGCGATCCGGTCGCGCTGCGGCGCGACTTGCTCAAGGGCCATCCGCGCCACCTGGCCGCGCTGGAGACGGCGGTGCGCGCCGCGCAATGGGACCGTCCGCTGGCGGCGGGGAAAAGCGGCGTGCGCCGGGGCCGGGGCGTGGCGGTGCACGAGTCCTTCAACAGCGTGGTGGCACAGGTGGTCGAGGTGAGCGTGGACGCCGAGGGCGGACTGAAGGTGGACCGCGTGGTCTGCGCCGTGGCGTGCGGATTGGCGATCAATCCGGACGTGGTCAAGGCGCAGATGGAGGGCGGCATAGGCTTCGCGCTGTCGACCGCGCTGCATGGCGCCATCACGCTGGACAAGGGCGCCGTCGTGCAGAGCAACTTCCACGACTATCCCGTGCTGCGCATCAACGAGATGCCGCGTGTCGAGGTGCACATCGTGCCGTCCCAGGACGATCCCACCGGCGTGGGCGAGCCCGGCGTGCCGCCGCTGGCGCCGGCGCTGGCCAACGCGATCTTCGCCGCGACCGGCGAGCGCGTGCGGACCCTGCCGATCCGCACGCCTTTGCGCAAGGCGGTCTGA
- a CDS encoding thiamine pyrophosphate-binding protein, whose product MTAPPLPGSGPATARTAGAVLAGQLALHGVKHIFCVPGESYLAVLDALLDVPVEVTVCRQEGGAAMMAEAQGKLTGTPGICFVTRGPGATNAAAGIHVASQDSTPMILFVGQIERGTRGRECFQELDYQAVFGTMAKWVVEIDDARRIPELVSRAFHVATSGRPGPVVVALPEDMLAETVDVPDALPYRITETHPAPDQIEQLRTLLAGARRPLAILGGSRWSAADVGRFQDFAQAFQLPVVCSFRRQMLFSQAHPCYAGELGYGANPRLLDRIRQADLVLLVGGRLSEVPSQGYSLLNVPTPAQTLVHVHADPDELGRVYRAHLAINATPRGFCESLAALQAAPGREVREWTREAAADALRWRDLSDIQVPGAVKMPAVMRALQAELPRDTIVCNGAGNFCTWAQRFWPFEAFGTQLAPTSGSMGYGFPAGVGAKRLYPQRTVLVLAGDGDFLMTGQEFATAVQYRLPLIVLLVDNGMYGTIRAHQERGYPGRVSATTLQNPDFVAYARAFGGYAERLATAEDCGPALRRALASGLPSLLHCVIDPEAITPSSTLTQLRTQALERLEKAAREAGPA is encoded by the coding sequence ATGACGGCACCTCCCCTTCCCGGCTCCGGACCGGCCACGGCGCGCACCGCCGGCGCCGTCCTGGCCGGCCAACTCGCGCTGCACGGCGTCAAGCACATTTTCTGCGTTCCCGGGGAAAGCTATCTCGCCGTGCTCGATGCGCTGCTCGACGTGCCCGTGGAAGTCACCGTCTGCCGCCAGGAGGGCGGTGCCGCGATGATGGCCGAGGCACAGGGCAAGCTGACGGGAACCCCCGGCATCTGCTTCGTGACGCGCGGCCCGGGCGCCACCAACGCCGCGGCCGGCATCCACGTCGCGAGCCAGGACTCGACGCCGATGATACTGTTCGTCGGCCAGATCGAGCGCGGCACCCGGGGCCGCGAGTGCTTCCAGGAACTGGACTACCAGGCCGTTTTCGGCACCATGGCCAAGTGGGTGGTCGAGATCGACGATGCCCGGCGCATTCCCGAATTGGTCTCGCGCGCGTTCCACGTGGCCACCTCCGGCCGTCCCGGTCCCGTGGTGGTGGCCTTGCCCGAGGACATGCTGGCGGAAACCGTCGACGTGCCGGATGCGCTTCCCTACCGGATCACCGAGACCCATCCGGCGCCGGATCAGATCGAGCAACTGCGGACACTGCTGGCGGGCGCGCGGCGCCCCCTGGCCATCCTGGGCGGCAGCCGCTGGTCCGCGGCCGACGTCGGGCGCTTCCAGGATTTCGCCCAGGCCTTCCAGTTACCGGTAGTCTGTTCGTTCCGGCGGCAGATGCTGTTTTCGCAGGCCCATCCCTGCTATGCGGGAGAACTCGGCTACGGTGCCAACCCCAGGCTGCTGGACAGGATCAGACAGGCCGATCTCGTCCTGCTGGTCGGGGGCAGATTGTCCGAAGTCCCGTCGCAGGGCTATTCGCTGCTGAATGTGCCGACCCCGGCGCAGACACTGGTGCACGTGCACGCGGACCCCGACGAACTTGGCCGGGTGTATCGGGCCCATCTGGCCATCAATGCGACTCCGCGAGGATTCTGCGAGAGCCTGGCGGCCCTCCAGGCCGCGCCCGGGCGCGAGGTGCGCGAATGGACGCGCGAGGCGGCAGCCGATGCGCTGCGCTGGCGCGACCTGTCCGACATCCAGGTTCCCGGAGCGGTCAAGATGCCCGCCGTCATGCGCGCCCTGCAGGCGGAACTGCCGCGGGACACCATCGTCTGCAATGGCGCCGGCAACTTCTGCACATGGGCCCAGCGATTCTGGCCGTTCGAGGCGTTCGGCACCCAGCTGGCGCCGACCTCCGGTTCCATGGGCTATGGGTTTCCCGCGGGCGTGGGCGCCAAGCGGCTGTACCCGCAGCGGACGGTACTGGTGCTGGCCGGCGACGGCGACTTCCTGATGACCGGCCAGGAATTCGCGACGGCCGTCCAGTACAGGCTCCCTCTGATCGTGCTCCTGGTCGACAACGGGATGTACGGAACGATCCGGGCGCATCAGGAACGCGGGTATCCGGGGCGCGTCTCCGCCACGACCTTGCAGAATCCGGACTTCGTCGCCTATGCCCGCGCATTCGGCGGGTACGCCGAGCGGCTGGCCACGGCCGAGGACTGCGGGCCCGCCCTGCGCCGGGCATTGGCCTCGGGCCTGCCCAGCCTGCTGCACTGCGTGATCGACCCCGAGGCCATCACGCCTTCTTCCACGTTGACCCAGCTGCGCACCCAGGCCCTGGAACGCCTGGAGAAGGCAGCGCGCGAGGCGGGACCGGCATGA
- a CDS encoding VOC family protein produces the protein MKDIATFLMFSGERHGRAEEAIGFYVSLFPGSAIDRIDRYGPGESDPEGTVRTAWFTLHGRRFMAIDSSAPHAFNFTPSVSLFVECDQEEEIDRLHAALADGGQELMPLGNYGFSRRFGWVADRFGISWQLNLA, from the coding sequence ATGAAAGACATCGCCACCTTCCTGATGTTCTCGGGCGAGCGGCATGGCCGGGCCGAGGAAGCGATCGGCTTCTACGTCTCGCTGTTCCCCGGTTCGGCCATCGACCGCATCGACCGCTACGGTCCCGGCGAGAGCGACCCCGAAGGCACCGTCCGCACCGCATGGTTCACGCTGCACGGCCGGCGCTTCATGGCGATCGACAGTTCGGCTCCCCATGCCTTCAACTTCACCCCGTCGGTGTCGCTGTTCGTGGAGTGCGACCAGGAGGAGGAGATCGACCGGCTTCATGCCGCGCTGGCCGACGGCGGCCAGGAGCTGATGCCGCTGGGCAATTACGGCTTCAGCCGTCGCTTCGGATGGGTGGCCGACCGGTTCGGCATATCGTGGCAGCTCAACCTCGCGTGA
- a CDS encoding helix-turn-helix transcriptional regulator has translation MSKGREHELARVFAALGDATRLALVAHLLAGGALSATALAEGRDISRQAIVKHLQVLEAADLVVRERQGREVLYTLDPRRVDEARAFLDAVSAGWDRAIGRLRKLVEAP, from the coding sequence ATGTCGAAGGGGCGTGAGCACGAGCTGGCGCGGGTGTTCGCCGCGCTGGGCGACGCGACCCGGCTGGCCCTGGTCGCCCACCTGCTGGCCGGCGGGGCCTTGTCGGCCACCGCGCTGGCCGAGGGCCGGGACATCTCGCGGCAGGCCATCGTCAAGCATCTCCAGGTGCTGGAAGCGGCGGACCTGGTCGTGCGCGAGCGCCAGGGCCGCGAGGTGCTGTACACCCTCGATCCACGCCGCGTGGACGAGGCAAGAGCCTTCCTGGACGCGGTCTCGGCCGGGTGGGACCGCGCCATCGGGCGCTTGAGGAAACTCGTCGAGGCGCCGTGA
- a CDS encoding tripartite tricarboxylate transporter substrate binding protein, translated as MRHQAMKYACALLAGACALPAMAAAPEGSFPARPITLVVPFAAGNVADGIARIVANALGEDLGQQVVVENRPGAGGIGAIRQVAAAAPDGYTVIYIGVGTAISQSLFRTPPYDIEKSFVPISTMTSNDVLMLASSKSRLKNVQDVVREAKAKGDRFTVGISLIGTLQHLTAELFKSNAKLDYTIVPFKTAANLNTALQSGDIDIAFEYLQPMYGLIADGGLSALAIGNGAHRSPRLPDVATFTELGYSKVQVASWGMLLAPAKTPEAVVERLNKGMQNVLNNPEIRARLESNGSRVLGGTTAQARELISSEIARWRKVIQDARIELQ; from the coding sequence ATGAGACACCAAGCGATGAAGTACGCCTGCGCGTTGTTGGCGGGGGCCTGTGCCTTGCCCGCCATGGCGGCGGCACCCGAAGGCAGCTTTCCGGCAAGGCCCATTACCCTGGTCGTGCCGTTCGCGGCGGGCAACGTCGCCGACGGCATCGCCCGCATCGTCGCGAACGCGCTGGGCGAGGATCTCGGCCAGCAGGTCGTCGTGGAGAATCGTCCTGGCGCGGGCGGGATCGGGGCGATCAGGCAGGTGGCCGCCGCGGCGCCCGATGGCTACACGGTGATATACATCGGCGTCGGGACGGCGATCAGCCAGTCGTTGTTCCGCACGCCTCCCTACGATATCGAAAAGAGCTTCGTGCCGATTTCGACCATGACGAGCAACGATGTGTTGATGCTCGCCAGCAGCAAATCCCGGCTCAAGAACGTTCAGGACGTGGTCCGCGAAGCGAAGGCCAAGGGCGACCGGTTCACCGTGGGCATATCGCTTATCGGGACGCTGCAGCATCTGACCGCCGAGCTGTTCAAGTCGAACGCGAAACTCGACTACACCATCGTCCCGTTCAAGACGGCGGCGAACTTGAATACCGCCTTGCAGAGCGGCGACATAGATATCGCGTTCGAGTATCTGCAGCCGATGTATGGTCTGATCGCCGATGGCGGCCTGAGCGCATTGGCCATAGGAAACGGCGCTCATCGTTCTCCCAGGCTGCCGGATGTGGCGACGTTCACCGAACTCGGCTATTCCAAGGTCCAGGTCGCGTCCTGGGGGATGCTGCTGGCCCCCGCGAAGACGCCCGAGGCGGTGGTGGAGCGCCTGAACAAAGGGATGCAGAACGTCTTGAACAATCCGGAGATCAGGGCGCGCCTCGAGAGCAATGGGTCGCGTGTGCTGGGCGGCACGACGGCGCAGGCGCGCGAGCTGATCTCCAGCGAAATAGCCCGGTGGCGCAAGGTGATCCAGGACGCCAGGATCGAACTGCAGTAG
- a CDS encoding (2Fe-2S)-binding protein yields the protein MAIQLEINGKQTALDAPGEMPLLWALRDLANLTGTKYGCGMALCGACTVHVDGAPVRACVTPVSSVEGKPVTTIEGVGNDAVGRAVQAAWQELDVVQCGYCQSGQIMSAAALLRTNPRPTDEDIDGAMSGNACRCATYVRIRAAIHRAAQALA from the coding sequence ATGGCGATTCAGCTCGAGATCAATGGCAAACAGACTGCGCTGGACGCGCCCGGCGAAATGCCACTGCTATGGGCCCTGCGCGATCTGGCAAACCTGACCGGCACGAAATACGGATGCGGGATGGCGCTGTGCGGCGCCTGTACGGTGCATGTGGACGGCGCGCCGGTGCGCGCCTGCGTGACGCCGGTCTCCTCGGTCGAAGGCAAGCCGGTCACGACCATCGAAGGCGTGGGGAACGACGCCGTGGGCCGGGCCGTGCAGGCCGCATGGCAGGAACTGGACGTCGTGCAATGCGGCTACTGCCAGTCGGGCCAGATCATGTCGGCCGCCGCGCTGCTGCGCACGAACCCGCGTCCCACGGACGAGGACATCGACGGGGCGATGAGCGGCAATGCGTGCCGCTGCGCGACCTATGTCCGCATCCGGGCCGCCATCCATCGCGCCGCCCAGGCACTGGCCTGA
- a CDS encoding NAD-dependent succinate-semialdehyde dehydrogenase gives MNYPDTRLFIANQWQDAADGRTLPVVNPATGTEIGRLSHAGIADLDRALLAARQGFDTWRNTPAAERARLMRRAAALLRERAPGIAAIITREQGKPLAEAKHETSMAAEMIEWFADEALRVYGRIVPSRVPGAQQLVLKVPAGPVAAFTPWNFPINQATRKIAAALAAGCSIILKAAEETPAAAAALFQAFADAGVPPGVIGLVYGNPAQISAHLIAHPAIRLVSFTGSTPVGKQLAALAGRHMKRVTMELGGHAPVIVADDADIDLAIRSAGAAKFRNAGQVCIAPTRFLVHDSIRTDFASALSAHARSLRLGDGLASDTQMGPLANPRRLAAMAQLTEDAVRRGASIETGGERLGTAGNFWTPTVLTGVPQDARLLNEEPFGPIATIQGFATLEEAIAEANRLPYGLAAYAYTRSLKHAHQLTQHVQAGMLWINQPAAAWPELPFGGVKDSGYGSDGGPEALEAHLDTRLVSVMNV, from the coding sequence ATGAACTATCCCGATACGCGGCTCTTCATCGCCAATCAGTGGCAGGATGCGGCCGACGGCCGTACCCTGCCGGTCGTCAACCCGGCCACCGGCACGGAAATCGGCCGCCTCAGCCACGCGGGGATCGCCGACCTCGACCGCGCGCTCCTTGCCGCGCGGCAGGGTTTCGACACCTGGCGGAACACGCCGGCAGCCGAGCGCGCCCGGCTCATGCGGCGAGCGGCGGCACTGCTGCGCGAGCGCGCGCCAGGCATCGCGGCCATCATCACCCGGGAACAGGGCAAGCCCCTGGCCGAAGCGAAGCACGAAACCTCGATGGCGGCCGAAATGATCGAGTGGTTCGCCGACGAAGCATTGCGGGTCTATGGACGCATCGTACCCTCGCGCGTGCCGGGGGCCCAGCAACTGGTGCTGAAGGTCCCGGCGGGCCCGGTCGCGGCGTTCACGCCCTGGAACTTCCCGATCAATCAGGCGACGCGCAAGATCGCGGCGGCGCTGGCCGCGGGCTGCTCGATCATTCTGAAGGCCGCCGAGGAAACCCCCGCGGCGGCGGCGGCCCTGTTCCAGGCCTTCGCCGACGCGGGGGTGCCGCCGGGCGTGATCGGCCTCGTCTACGGCAACCCCGCCCAGATTTCCGCCCACCTGATCGCCCACCCCGCGATCCGCCTGGTATCGTTCACCGGCTCCACCCCGGTGGGCAAGCAGCTGGCCGCGCTCGCCGGCCGGCATATGAAGCGGGTGACGATGGAACTCGGTGGCCATGCCCCCGTCATCGTGGCCGACGACGCCGACATCGACCTGGCGATACGGTCCGCCGGCGCCGCCAAGTTTCGCAACGCCGGCCAGGTCTGCATCGCCCCCACCCGCTTCCTCGTGCACGACAGCATACGCACGGACTTCGCGTCCGCACTGAGCGCCCATGCACGGAGCCTGCGGCTTGGCGACGGCCTCGCCTCGGACACCCAGATGGGACCGCTGGCCAATCCACGCCGGCTCGCGGCCATGGCGCAGCTCACCGAAGATGCGGTACGGCGCGGCGCCTCGATCGAGACCGGCGGCGAGCGGCTGGGCACGGCCGGCAACTTCTGGACACCCACCGTCCTGACTGGCGTGCCGCAGGATGCCAGACTGCTCAACGAGGAACCCTTCGGTCCGATTGCCACCATCCAGGGGTTCGCGACGCTGGAGGAAGCGATCGCCGAGGCGAACCGGCTGCCGTATGGACTGGCCGCCTATGCCTACACGCGCTCGCTGAAGCATGCACACCAGTTGACGCAACACGTCCAGGCCGGAATGCTGTGGATCAACCAGCCTGCCGCCGCCTGGCCGGAGCTGCCTTTCGGCGGAGTGAAGGACTCGGGCTACGGCTCGGACGGCGGCCCGGAGGCCCTGGAGGCCCATCTCGACACGCGGCTCGTATCCGTGATGAACGTATAG
- a CDS encoding Crp/Fnr family transcriptional regulator: MSAADLCTVEADTCLIRTGETAHFLYILATGSMHLVRGTPSGRNFTAGLHLPGDYHGLGPVLTQVPYFYTAICKQKSILVRIPAPLLREILCEDGQLSFTLFAGLGQRHRRALDHFESAATHPTNARVAQLLKAIHARSRRGIESADVSLSQVEIATMLGTRRQVVNRVLRAMAEEGIVEIRYGKISITDWAKLEKMAGEPSLPPSL; this comes from the coding sequence GTGTCGGCAGCCGACCTGTGCACGGTCGAGGCGGACACCTGTCTGATCAGGACCGGGGAAACCGCCCACTTCCTGTACATCCTGGCAACGGGGTCCATGCATCTCGTGCGCGGGACGCCGTCTGGCAGGAACTTCACGGCGGGTCTGCACCTGCCGGGGGACTACCACGGCCTGGGGCCGGTCCTGACCCAGGTGCCCTATTTCTACACGGCGATATGCAAGCAGAAGAGCATCCTGGTCAGGATTCCGGCGCCCCTGCTGCGTGAAATCCTGTGCGAGGATGGGCAGCTGTCGTTCACGCTGTTTGCCGGGCTTGGCCAGCGGCACCGGCGCGCGCTCGATCATTTCGAAAGCGCGGCCACCCACCCGACGAATGCCCGGGTCGCGCAATTGCTGAAGGCCATCCATGCCCGATCCCGGCGCGGCATCGAGTCCGCGGACGTCAGCCTGTCGCAGGTCGAAATCGCCACGATGCTGGGAACGCGAAGGCAGGTGGTCAACCGGGTGCTGCGTGCCATGGCCGAAGAAGGCATCGTCGAAATCCGGTATGGAAAGATCTCCATCACGGATTGGGCGAAGCTGGAAAAAATGGCCGGGGAGCCGTCCTTGCCGCCCTCGCTGTAG
- a CDS encoding acetolactate synthase large subunit, translated as MNGAKSLVETLLAAGVDTCFANPGTSEMHFVAALDQSPGMKCVLGLQENIVTGMADGYFRLARKPACTLLHCGPGLANGMGNLHNARRARSGIVNIVGDQATYHRPYDAPLTADTAGMARTVSAWVRTSAGTADLGRDAVEAVRAARTFPGQIATLILPADVSWQEGGVPGEPMDPPLPPAIDGQAVEAVARLLRDRRDVLILLAGHGVLSEAQGFAWRVAHATGAAVMASYVTAHLARGRGRMPLERVPYGMDHAIQALDRYRHIILVGAEPPVGFFGYPGKPSIQYHPDTRFHVLSRPDQDPVEALRALAQALDAPAAAMPDPGPRPSPGTGLPTPEGLARTLAATMPEHAIVSDESISYGRGFYPFTHGAPAHDWLHLAGGAIGDGMPVATGAALGAGKQRRVINLQADGSAMYSLQSLWTQAREALPVTTIILNNRKYNILIGEYASVGATPGETAMSMLDLGNPPLDWVKLAHGMGVEAAQATTLERCADLMKSSFGRQAPFLIELMV; from the coding sequence ATGAACGGCGCGAAGAGCCTGGTGGAAACCTTGTTGGCCGCCGGGGTGGATACCTGCTTCGCCAATCCGGGGACGAGCGAAATGCATTTCGTCGCCGCGCTGGACCAGAGCCCCGGAATGAAGTGCGTGCTCGGCTTGCAGGAGAACATCGTCACCGGCATGGCCGATGGCTATTTCCGGCTGGCCCGCAAGCCCGCCTGCACGCTGTTGCACTGCGGCCCCGGCCTGGCCAACGGCATGGGCAACCTGCACAACGCGCGCCGCGCGCGCAGCGGCATCGTCAACATCGTGGGTGACCAGGCGACCTACCATCGCCCCTACGATGCGCCGCTGACCGCGGATACCGCCGGCATGGCGCGGACGGTTTCGGCCTGGGTGCGCACCAGCGCCGGGACCGCTGATCTCGGACGGGACGCGGTGGAGGCTGTGCGCGCGGCGCGCACCTTCCCGGGGCAGATCGCCACGCTGATCCTGCCCGCCGACGTGTCCTGGCAAGAGGGGGGCGTGCCCGGGGAACCCATGGATCCGCCGTTGCCCCCCGCCATCGACGGCCAGGCGGTCGAGGCGGTGGCACGCCTGCTGCGCGATCGCCGCGACGTCTTGATCCTGCTGGCGGGGCATGGCGTGCTGAGCGAGGCGCAGGGTTTTGCCTGGCGGGTCGCCCATGCGACGGGCGCGGCGGTGATGGCCAGCTATGTGACCGCGCATCTGGCGCGCGGCCGCGGCCGCATGCCGCTCGAACGGGTGCCCTATGGCATGGACCACGCCATCCAGGCGCTCGATCGGTACAGGCACATCATCCTGGTGGGCGCCGAGCCGCCGGTCGGATTCTTCGGTTATCCCGGCAAGCCCTCGATCCAGTACCACCCGGATACCCGGTTCCATGTCTTGTCCCGCCCGGACCAGGATCCCGTCGAGGCGCTTCGGGCGCTGGCGCAGGCGCTCGATGCGCCGGCGGCGGCCATGCCGGATCCCGGCCCCCGCCCGAGCCCGGGAACCGGCCTGCCCACGCCCGAAGGCCTGGCCCGCACGCTCGCGGCGACGATGCCCGAGCATGCCATCGTGTCCGACGAGAGCATTTCCTACGGCCGGGGCTTCTACCCGTTCACGCACGGCGCGCCCGCGCACGACTGGCTGCATCTGGCGGGCGGCGCCATCGGCGATGGAATGCCCGTGGCCACCGGCGCGGCGCTTGGCGCCGGCAAGCAGCGCAGAGTGATCAATCTGCAGGCGGACGGTTCCGCCATGTACTCGCTGCAGTCGCTGTGGACGCAGGCGCGCGAGGCGCTGCCCGTTACCACGATCATTCTCAACAACCGCAAGTACAACATCCTGATCGGCGAGTACGCGAGCGTGGGCGCGACGCCGGGCGAGACGGCGATGAGCATGCTGGACCTGGGCAACCCGCCCCTCGATTGGGTCAAGCTTGCCCATGGCATGGGCGTCGAGGCGGCGCAGGCCACCACGCTGGAGCGTTGCGCGGACCTGATGAAGAGCAGCTTCGGCAGGCAGGCGCCGTTCCTGATCGAACTGATGGTGTGA
- a CDS encoding SRPBCC family protein — protein sequence MTSLDRIEKQVVLRAPVERVWRALTDIQEFAQWFGVKLDQPFAPGRAITGSFEGGFDQDEITRYQASLGLQPAAIRQPLPHAVFCTVERMEAPRVFSFRWVPFGIDAECDPEQEPTTLVEFQLETVPEGTRLTITESGFERVPAHRRERAFMMNDGGWAAQADNIRRHVEGA from the coding sequence ATGACATCGCTCGACCGCATCGAAAAGCAGGTCGTGTTGCGCGCGCCGGTCGAGCGCGTGTGGCGCGCCTTGACCGACATCCAGGAGTTCGCGCAGTGGTTCGGCGTCAAGCTGGACCAGCCCTTTGCCCCCGGCCGCGCCATTACCGGCAGCTTCGAGGGCGGGTTCGACCAGGACGAGATCACGCGCTACCAGGCCTCGCTGGGCCTGCAGCCGGCCGCGATACGCCAGCCGCTTCCCCACGCGGTGTTCTGCACCGTCGAGCGCATGGAAGCGCCGCGCGTTTTCAGTTTTCGCTGGGTGCCGTTCGGCATCGATGCCGAGTGCGATCCCGAGCAGGAGCCCACGACCCTGGTCGAGTTCCAGCTGGAGACCGTGCCCGAGGGCACGCGGCTGACCATCACCGAGTCGGGATTCGAGCGCGTGCCGGCGCACCGCCGCGAACGCGCCTTCATGATGAACGACGGCGGATGGGCCGCCCAGGCCGACAACATCCGGCGCCATGTCGAAGGGGCGTGA